A part of Chloroflexota bacterium genomic DNA contains:
- the dprA gene encoding DNA-processing protein DprA, whose amino-acid sequence MSQFFSALDPEIGYWIALTRVGRIGPRRFDLLLRAFGSASRVWDASEAILGEAGLDRRTVKSLAAARQRVDPTREVENLARAGARAIRSIDPEYPALLGRIYDPPPVLYVQGELDPPEHPAIAVVGTRTATSYGKMAAERLSGDLAAAGVTIVSGLALGIDAAAHRGALAAGGRTVAVLGHGLDRTYPSQHSPLAKQIAQHGALVTEFPLGTKPDAVNFPRRNRLISGLTSGTLVVEAGARSGALITAAFAAEQGRDVYAVPGSIFSPASEGTNGLIRDGAAPVTRVGDVLAELHPSRAPRQLSAQDILPLDDTEQRLLGVLSTEPLHIDEIAQMVALPMSTVSAALAMMELKGVVQQSGGMNYVRGIRS is encoded by the coding sequence ATGAGCCAGTTTTTCAGCGCCCTCGATCCCGAGATCGGGTACTGGATCGCCCTGACGCGGGTCGGACGGATCGGTCCTCGCCGCTTCGACCTGCTGCTGCGGGCCTTCGGGTCGGCGAGCCGCGTTTGGGACGCCAGCGAGGCGATCCTGGGAGAGGCTGGCCTCGATCGTCGGACCGTGAAGTCGCTCGCGGCGGCGCGTCAACGCGTCGATCCGACCCGCGAGGTCGAGAACCTCGCGCGCGCGGGCGCCCGTGCGATCCGCAGCATCGACCCGGAGTACCCCGCGCTCCTGGGGAGGATCTATGATCCACCGCCGGTCCTCTACGTCCAGGGCGAGCTGGATCCGCCGGAGCACCCCGCCATCGCCGTCGTGGGCACGCGGACCGCGACGTCTTACGGGAAGATGGCTGCCGAGCGCCTCAGCGGGGACCTTGCCGCGGCGGGCGTGACCATCGTGAGTGGCCTCGCCCTCGGGATCGACGCCGCGGCGCATCGCGGCGCCCTCGCCGCGGGCGGGCGAACGGTCGCGGTCCTCGGTCATGGACTCGACCGGACCTATCCGTCTCAGCACTCGCCGCTCGCGAAACAGATCGCCCAGCACGGGGCTCTGGTGACCGAGTTCCCGCTGGGCACGAAGCCCGACGCCGTCAACTTCCCGCGGCGCAACCGGCTGATCTCAGGATTGACGTCTGGTACGCTTGTAGTCGAGGCGGGGGCGCGCAGTGGCGCGCTGATCACGGCGGCCTTCGCGGCGGAACAGGGACGCGACGTTTATGCTGTGCCGGGCAGTATATTCAGCCCGGCCAGTGAGGGAACTAATGGATTGATCCGGGACGGCGCCGCGCCGGTGACGCGCGTCGGCGACGTGCTCGCAGAGCTTCATCCCAGCCGCGCGCCGCGGCAGTTATCGGCGCAGGACATCCTTCCGCTGGACGATACCGAGCAGCGGCTGCTCGGCGTCCTGAGCACCGAGCCCCTCCACATCGATGAAATCGCGCAGATGGTCGCTCTTCCCATGTCGACCGTAAGCGCCGCGCTTGCGATGATGGAGCTGAAGGGCGTCGTCCAGCAGAGTGGCGGAATGAATTACGTGAGAGGCATTCGTTCGTGA